A DNA window from Spirochaeta cellobiosiphila DSM 17781 contains the following coding sequences:
- a CDS encoding alpha/beta fold hydrolase: protein MPINVWKTNKGKKDLHNLYRFHLEEWKDSLKQFTVETPLGATTILEWGNPNGIPTLLLHGSMSTSLSWLNDIPLWGKTRRVLAVDLPGEPGFTEAQRPILKSKEPELWLEGVMDALQLDQASFVGMSLGGWFALRFATIYPQRVKALALIAPSGLAPQRSDFILKFFWYSLQGNKGMDKINSLISHKVPMPKEAKSFQKLLQKHFRPLTEPVPVFTDEELQALTMPIYYAAGDHDVLLNTEKSVDRLKQLQLNTEIKVLRDTGHLILDRGLDIDRFLPR, encoded by the coding sequence ATGCCCATCAATGTTTGGAAAACTAATAAAGGTAAAAAAGATTTACATAATCTGTACAGATTTCACTTAGAAGAATGGAAGGATTCTCTAAAGCAATTCACAGTTGAGACTCCTTTAGGTGCTACAACTATATTAGAATGGGGAAATCCAAATGGAATACCTACCCTTCTCCTTCATGGTTCTATGTCTACAAGCCTAAGTTGGCTGAATGATATTCCTTTATGGGGAAAAACAAGAAGAGTCCTAGCTGTGGATCTACCAGGTGAACCGGGATTTACAGAAGCACAACGTCCTATATTAAAATCAAAGGAACCAGAATTATGGCTAGAGGGAGTTATGGATGCTTTACAATTAGATCAAGCTTCTTTTGTAGGCATGAGTTTAGGTGGATGGTTTGCTCTTAGATTTGCCACAATATATCCTCAACGAGTGAAAGCATTAGCTCTAATAGCACCAAGTGGCCTAGCCCCTCAGAGATCAGATTTCATCCTTAAATTTTTTTGGTATTCCTTACAGGGAAATAAAGGGATGGATAAGATTAATAGTCTTATAAGTCACAAAGTACCTATGCCAAAGGAAGCAAAATCCTTCCAAAAGTTGTTACAAAAACACTTTCGACCTCTTACAGAACCAGTTCCCGTCTTTACAGATGAAGAATTACAAGCGCTTACCATGCCAATCTACTATGCAGCAGGGGATCACGACGTCCTATTAAACACAGAAAAAAGTGTAGACAGACTAAAACAACTTCAACTCAATACGGAGATTAAAGTATTAAGAGATACAGGACATTTGATTCTGGATAGAGGCTTAGATATAGATAGATTTCTTCCTCGATAA